TTAGAAATTAAGAACCTGTCAGCAGCCTATGGCAGCCGTATTATCCTACAAGACATATCGCTCAACATCGCGCCGGGGCAAATTCTGGCGGTGATTGGGCCGAATGGGGCGGGCAAATCTACGCTGGTGCGGGCGGTGAGCGGCGTACTGCCGGCGCAAAAGGGGCAGGTGTCTATTGGCGGACGGCCGTTACACAGCCTCACCGCCAACCAACGCGCCCGCTGTCTGGCCGTCGTGCCCCAGGCGCGCCAACTGCCCGGCGCGTTCACCGTCTACGAAACCATTCTACTGGGGCGCACCGCTTACCTGGGCTGGTTGGGCAAAACCGGCAGCCAGGACCACGAACAGGCCCAGTGGGCCTTGCAGCGCACCCGCCTTACTGATCTGGCCGCTCGCAAAGTGGGCGAACTATCCGGCGGCGAGCAGCAGCGCGTGCTGCTGGCGCGGGCGCTGGCCCAGGCCGCCCCGGTTTTGCTGCTGGACGAGCCGACGACCCATCTGGACTTGCAGCACCAATCGGGCCTGCTCAATTTGCTGCGTGAGCTGGCGCTGGAGCAAAAGCTGGCGGTGCTGATCGTCTTGCACGACCTGAACCTGGCGAGTTTGTACGCCGACCGGGTAGCGCTCTTGGTAGACGGCCGTATCCAGGCCATCGGTTCGCCCGCTGACGTGTTGACCAGCAGCAGTTTAACGGCCGTCTTCCAGGTCCCCATCGAAGTGATCCCCCATCCCGCCTATGGCACGCCGCTGGTGCTGCCAGACGGCGTCGCCAACCTGCCCAGCCTCAGGCCAACCCCGCCGACAGCGGCCGTCAGCCAGGCGCCAACCGCACACTGGCAGCCTTTGGCCTGAAAACAGCCAAAATTTCAGGTAAACTGCGTCCATGGATGAGTTTCTGCGTGAACTGCGCCAAAACGTGGCCGGTGACGTGCGCGCCGACGCCATGAGCCGCGTCTTGTACAGCACCGACGCCAGCATCTACCAGGTGATGCCGTTGGCGGTCCTCATCCCGCGCACGGTGGAAGATGTGGTAACGGCCGTCTCCCTGGCCGCCCAACACCACATCCCCATCTTGCCGCGTGGTTCTGGAACCAGCCTGGCCGGGCAGGCCACCAACGCCGCCCTGGTGCTAGATACCACCCGCCATCTGGACCACATCCTGGAATTGAACGTGGCCGAAAAATGGGTCCGCGCCGAGAGCGGCGTGGTCTTGGCCCACCTGAACGCCCATCTCAAGACGCACGGCCTGAAATTTGGCCCCGATCCGGCCAGCGCCAACCGCGCCACCCTGGGCGGCGTGGTCGGCAACAACGCCTCCGGCGCGCATTCCATCCTCTATGGCATGGCCGCCGACCATGTGCTGGCGGCGCAAATGGTTCTGGCTGATGGCTCGCTGGTTGGCTTTGCGCCGGAAAATGGGGCCGCGTCGGTTCTGGCGCAAAAGGTGGCCGCTCTGGTCAATCACCCGGCCAATCTGGACATCATCCGCCAGAGAACGCCGCGCCATTGGCGGCGCTGCGGCGGCTACAACCTGGACCGCCTGACCAACGGCCGTGACCTCACCTTCCAATGGCCCTTCGACGGCCGCTTTAACCTGGCAAAGCTCATCTGCGGCGCGGAAGGCACGTTGGGCTTCATGACCGAGGTGACGCTGAATCTGGTGGACGCGCCGACCCACACCGGCCTGGCAATCCTCCAGTTCGACGAGCAGCGCGCCGCCCTGGAGGCTGTGCCCGCATTGTTGGCGGTGGAACCGGCGGCCATCGAGTTTTTGGACCATTATGGCCTGTCGTTGGCGCAAGGCGTGCCCGCGTTTGCCGGCATGATGGCCGGATTTGTGCAGGGGCAGCCCCACTGTTTGCTCATCACCGAATTTTATGGCGCTTCGGAGCGGGAGATAGCGGCCAAATTTGCCCGGCTGCGCGACCATGTGCGGCGGCGCGGATTACGGCCGTCGGCCATCACCACCCTCACCGACCCGCAGGCCATTGGCAATGTCTGGCGCGTGCGCGAGGGCGGTCTGGGCGTGTTGATGAGTATGCGCGGCGACGTGAAGCCGCTGCCGTTCATCGAAGACGCGGCCGTGCCGGTGGAACATCTGGCCGATTATATCGGCCGTCTGGAACAGTTTTGCCGCGATGAGTTGGACACCGGCATGGCCTATTACGCCCATGCCAGCGCCGGCTGCCTGCACGTCCGCCCGCTGATCAACACCAAAATCGCTCAGGATGTGGCGAAATTACCCCAAATCATGCGCTTTGCCGTCGAATTATTGGGCGATTACGGCGGCGTGTTGTCCAGCG
This genomic window from Candidatus Leptovillus gracilis contains:
- a CDS encoding heme ABC transporter ATP-binding protein, which translates into the protein MLEIKNLSAAYGSRIILQDISLNIAPGQILAVIGPNGAGKSTLVRAVSGVLPAQKGQVSIGGRPLHSLTANQRARCLAVVPQARQLPGAFTVYETILLGRTAYLGWLGKTGSQDHEQAQWALQRTRLTDLAARKVGELSGGEQQRVLLARALAQAAPVLLLDEPTTHLDLQHQSGLLNLLRELALEQKLAVLIVLHDLNLASLYADRVALLVDGRIQAIGSPADVLTSSSLTAVFQVPIEVIPHPAYGTPLVLPDGVANLPSLRPTPPTAAVSQAPTAHWQPLA